CGTCGAGGCCATGTGGCTCATGCTCCAGCAGGACACCCCGGACGACTACGTCGTCGCCACAGGGGAAACCCACTCGGTCAGGGAGTTCGTGGAGCTATCCTTCAAGGAAGTCGGGATCCCTATAGAGTGGCGTGGAACAGGGGTGGACGAGGTTGGATTCGATCCCTCCACCGGAAAGGTCCTGGTCGAGATCGACCCCAGATACTTCAGGCCCACGGAGGTGGAGCTTCTCCTTGGCGACCCCACCAAGGCAAAGGAGTTGCTGGGCTGGGAGAGGCGAGTCACCTTCCCCGAGCTGGTCAAGGAAATGGTCTCCCACGACCTGGACCTGTTCAAAAAAGACATCCTCTGCCGGGACGCAGGATACCAGGTATGCCCCTCTATAGAGGACCTGTCTTGATCTAAAAAAGGATGGTGAGCACGTGCTTAAATCGATGGACATAGAAAACCTCACCGTTTTCCCTCATGCCCATGTGGATTTTTCCCTCGGTTTAAACGTCATCGTAGGGGAAAACGGAACGGGCAAGAGCCACCTGCTTAAGGCCGCCTACAGCCTGCTGGCGGTGTCGTCGGAAGGAGGGCGAAAATTCAGGGGAACTACTCCTACCAAAAACTACCTCCAGACGGCGATCGCCGAAAAATTGGTTGGTGTGTTTCGTCCTGAAACCTTGGGAAGGCTGACCCGTCGTCGTCAGGGCAGGGGAAGGTGCGACATCTCCCTTCGGTTTGATACCTCTGAATGGGATTTTTCCTGTGGTTTTTCGTCCAACAGCAAGGCGGAGGTCTCGGTGGATAAGATGCCTTCCTCTTGGAGCGATATCGAGCCGGTGTTCTTGCCGACCAGAGAGCTCATGTCCCTATACACTAACTTCGTAGCCACCTACGATAGACACTACCTCGAGTTCGAGGAAACCTGGAAGGACACCTGTCTTCTTCTAGGTGCTCCTCTCAGGAAGGGGCCCAGGGAAACCTCCGTAAGGGCTATACTGGACCCACTTGAGGAGGGAATGTCGGGGAAAATTGTAGTCTCCGACGGGAGGATGTATCTCCAAAAGAGGGATGGTCGGATGGAAATGTACCTCATAGCAGAAGGACACAGAAAGCTCGCCATGATAGCCCATCTTGTGTCGTCGGGGGTCCTAAAGAGGAATAGCTGCCTCTTCTGGGACGAACCGGAGGCCAACCTTAATCCCAAGTTGGTGAAGCTTGTCGCCGAGACGATCCTCAAACTTTGCGAACAGGGGATACAGGTGTTTATATCTACCCACGACCTCTTTTTGCTCAGAGAGCTTGAGCTTAGGAGGCGAGATCACAAAGATGTATCGGTCAGGTTCATCGGGCTTCACGAAGGGGACGTCGGCGTGAAATTAGAGCAGGGAGACTCGATCGATGACGTCGGAGAAGTCGTATCTCTGGAGGAAAACGCCGACCAGTCCAACCGATATCTGTCCATGGACTGGCAGGAATAGTCATGAGCTCTCACGTAGTAGACTCGTTGACCTTTGCGTTTCCCGACGAATGGGTTTTTTTACAGGAGATATTTGTGGATTTTACCTTGATGATGGTGTTGTAATAATGTGAAAAATTGAAAGGTGCTTGATCCATGAAAAAAATATATGTAGCCGGGCATAATGGCCTGGTTGGATCCGCTATAGTGAAATCTTTTAAAAAAAATGGTTATGAAAATATATTAGTCAAATCCCATGAAGAGCTGGATCTGACTGATCAATGCGATGTGAGTCGCTTTTTTGAGAAAGAAGAACCGGAATGGGTTATCTTAGCTGCTGCTAAAGTTGGCGGAAT
The Dethiosulfovibrio salsuginis genome window above contains:
- a CDS encoding AAA family ATPase produces the protein MLKSMDIENLTVFPHAHVDFSLGLNVIVGENGTGKSHLLKAAYSLLAVSSEGGRKFRGTTPTKNYLQTAIAEKLVGVFRPETLGRLTRRRQGRGRCDISLRFDTSEWDFSCGFSSNSKAEVSVDKMPSSWSDIEPVFLPTRELMSLYTNFVATYDRHYLEFEETWKDTCLLLGAPLRKGPRETSVRAILDPLEEGMSGKIVVSDGRMYLQKRDGRMEMYLIAEGHRKLAMIAHLVSSGVLKRNSCLFWDEPEANLNPKLVKLVAETILKLCEQGIQVFISTHDLFLLRELELRRRDHKDVSVRFIGLHEGDVGVKLEQGDSIDDVGEVVSLEENADQSNRYLSMDWQE